The Candidatus Sulfotelmatobacter sp. genomic sequence CGCACGGTCGAGGAGGTGCTCGAGTTCCGCGGAACGACCGAGAAACTCCCGGCTGAGGGTGCCGCTCGTGATCACCGTGTCCGAAGCGTTCGCCAGGACGGCCGGGAAAGCATGGTATCGCCCCTCATGTAACGAAGCGAGGGACTGCTATGAAAGCTGATCCGTTCAACTACTTCTACGCGAGCGGCGGGAGCTTCCCGGGCGACGACAAGGGTCTCGAAGACGAGCCCGGCGGCGACGACGAGGACGAAGACGAAGAGGACGACGAGGACTGAACTCCGCGTGCTGATCGCCACCGTCGAAGGAACCGCCCGCGGCGGAGGCTGATCAGGGCCCGGATGGATCCGTCCGCGCTCGACCTCGATCGTCCACTGCCCGTGGACCGCACCACCGCTCACGGCCTGCTCGCTGACACGATGCAGGCCGCTGGCGTGTTGGAGCGCCCCGCGCCGGACGCCGCGCACCGCTGGATCGACACCTTCCTGGACGCGTTCGCGGACCGGGGAGGCTCGCTGCGCGACGCGCTCCACGCGGTGGCCGCGTTGCGCGCCGAGGCCGTCACGTTGCCGGCGCTCGAGCTGGAACGGCTGCGCAACCGGCAGGTGCTGTTCTTCTTGGACGCCGTCTCGCAGTACGTCGACGACCAGGCCGAGCTGCGCGGCCTGCAGCTCGAGCACGACGTCCCGGTCATCGCCGAGGAGTTCGGGATCGCGCCCGCCGACGCGTTCGCCGCGCTGCGCATGGCGCTGACGGGCGAGACGGACGGGCCGCCGCTCGAGCTACTCTTCCCGCTGCTCGGCCACGAACGGATCATGATCCGCATCGGCGCGGTCAGCTCGCACGTGCTGCACGGGCGCGGCCTCGAGCCGATCACGTTCGGTCCGGGGGGCAAGCCGTTCGAGACGATCCAGAGCACGCGCCCGCCGGCAACCGGCGAGCCGAGCAACGGGTCCTAGCCCCCGTGCCGTTGCGGCTCTACAACACGCGCACGCGTTCGGTCGAACCGTTCCGAACGCTGGCGCCCGACCATGCCCGCATCTACGTCTGCGGCCTGACGCCCTCGGCCGAGGCGCACCTGGGGCATGCGCGCTCGTTCCTGTTCTTCGACGTGCTGCGGCGGTATCTCGCGCACCCGCGCAACGGTTACCGGGTAACCTACGTCCAGAACGTCACCGACGTCGACGACCGTTCGATCGCGGCCGCGCAGCGCGAAGGCGTCACCTTCGGTGAGGTCGTGGCGCGCTACTTCGGCTCGTTCAAGGCCTCGATGCGCGCGCTGGGCGTGCGCGAGCCCGACGAGGAGCCGCGCGCGACGGCGTACGTCCCCGAGATCATCGCCATGATCGAGGAGCTGATCGCGCACGGCAACGCCTACGTGGTCGAGGACGGCATCTACTATGCGGTCGCGTCCTTTCCGCGCTATGGTGCGCTGAGCGGAAAGAACACCGACGAGCTGCTGGTCGGCGCGCGCATCGCCGAGAACGAGCACAAGCGGGATCCGCTCGACTTCGCGCTGTGGAAGTTCGCCAAGCCCGGCGAGCCGCAGTGGGACTCGCCGTGGGGCGGCGGCCGGCCGGGCTGGCACATCGAGTGCAGCGCGATGTCGCGCGCGCTGCTGGGCGTACCGTTCGACCTGCACGGCGGCGGCTACGACTTGATCTTCCCGCACCACGAGAACGAGGTCGCGCAGAGCGAGGCGCTGATGCCGGCGCCGCCGATGGCCGACTTCTGGGTGCACGGCGGCCTGCTGAATTTCGACGGCCGCAAGATGTCCAAGTCGCTGGGCAACTTCGAACCGCTCTCGGCGCTCGTGCAGCGCCACGACCCGCTCGCGATTCGCCTGTTGTTCCTGCAGACCGGGTACCGCAAGCCGATGAACTTCACCGAGGACTCGATCGCGGGCGCGACCGTGGCACTCGAGAAGGTGATCGCGGCGCGCGCCGCGCTGCCCGAGCACGCCGACGACGCCGGCGCACGCGAGCGCTTCTTCGCCGCGCTCGACGACGACATGAACA encodes the following:
- the cysS gene encoding cysteine--tRNA ligase — protein: MPLRLYNTRTRSVEPFRTLAPDHARIYVCGLTPSAEAHLGHARSFLFFDVLRRYLAHPRNGYRVTYVQNVTDVDDRSIAAAQREGVTFGEVVARYFGSFKASMRALGVREPDEEPRATAYVPEIIAMIEELIAHGNAYVVEDGIYYAVASFPRYGALSGKNTDELLVGARIAENEHKRDPLDFALWKFAKPGEPQWDSPWGGGRPGWHIECSAMSRALLGVPFDLHGGGYDLIFPHHENEVAQSEALMPAPPMADFWVHGGLLNFDGRKMSKSLGNFEPLSALVQRHDPLAIRLLFLQTGYRKPMNFTEDSIAGATVALEKVIAARAALPEHADDAGARERFFAALDDDMNTAGAVGVLFAEVVTAGRGGRAFLDEALEVLGLGALRERTVRALVAAPLPTDLATRLTARLGDAISLNGESPEEAVAAVIAARAAARKNKDFALGDRLRDALAAEGIVLKDGKDGTTWTRAVG